The proteins below come from a single Eucalyptus grandis isolate ANBG69807.140 chromosome 3, ASM1654582v1, whole genome shotgun sequence genomic window:
- the LOC120291443 gene encoding disease resistance protein RPV1-like — MAISEAGMSSDVAQVSEGEYKVLLSFRGSDTRYGFTDFLYHGLVDAGVCVFKEDDELPIDKMIGENLLHIINNSMLYIPIFSQTYASSKRCLQELALIVENVSKSEGQKSILPIFLDVEPEDVKLRTPLYSTAFGKHNEDFPHEAEAWRKALAEVDEIKGWNVKKDQSQATIVKLVVEKVLEKLEMKRKSVTEHLIGLEDRVKQLTELLDVNHQDVKLIGIHGKGGIGKTTIAKIIFNKLSSHFEKRCSFLENI; from the exons ATGGCAATCTCAGAGGCCGGAATGAGTAGTGATGTTGCACAAGTATCAGAAGGTGAGTACAAAGTGTTATTGAGTTTCAGAGGATCTGACACTCGTTATGGATTCACAGATTTCCTCTACCATGGCTTGGTAGATGCTGGAGTTTGTGTATTCAAGGAGGATGATGAACTCCCCATTGACAAAATGATTGGTGAGAACCTTCTACATATAATCAACAACTCCATGCtctacatacccatcttctctcaGACTTATGCTTCTAGTAAACGGTGCCTCCAAGAGCTTGCACTCATAGTAGAAAATGTCTCTAAATCTGAGGGTCAAAAAAGTATCCTTCCTATTTTTCTTGATGTGGAACCTGAGGATGTTAAACTTAGGACTCCACTTTATAGCACTGCCTTCGGGAAACACAATGAGGACTTTCCTCATGAAGCAGAGGCTTGGAGAAAGGCTCTTGCAGAAGTTGATGAAATCAAGGGATGGAATGTGAAAAAGGATCAAAG CCAAGCAACGATTGTCAAATTAGTCGTTGAAAAGGTTTTGGAGAAGCTAGAGATGAAACGAAAATCAGTGACTGAACATTTAATTGGACTTGAGGATCGGGTAAAACAATTGACAGAATTATTAGATGTCAACCATCAGGATGTGAAGCTCATTGGAATTCATGGGAAGGGTGGTATCGGTAAAACAACCATTGCCAAGATCATCTTCAATAAACTATCTTCCCACTTTGAAAAGCGTTGTAGCTTCCTTGAGAACATATGA